The Burkholderia mallei ATCC 23344 genome has a window encoding:
- a CDS encoding efflux transporter outer membrane subunit — MTQTATHAATRTTTLPVRRPARRLAALALAWALAGCVPSGLKPTLAPRTPGDDALAHTTGGATHGAWPSPDWVRQLGDPQLDALVDEALRQNPTLQAAQARIGVAQSQLQQFESLTGLTATAGASLSKAHVPRSGGTLNTTLNGLPVSVPLVGESVVSSSSLFVGLNYQLDLWGKNAAATRGLLSMRDAARVEAEQARLTLSVAIVTLYGELDRAYALRELLQQKRRASEQVEAVLRERAARGIDNGYDADDAALKRGKLLEQIALTDEQIQLQRLQLGVLSGRGPERGLSLARPKLAPLADAPLPARLPARLPAGLLGRRPDIVAARLRVEAAYAAIDGTRASFYPDVNLAALGGLFALTPASLFRHDALGGSIGPALSLPIFDRSRLKAKLGGDVANADMALALYNQTVDAALGEVARQLTSLATLDTLLKAQQQALRAAQRMVALAQDRHRRGMGMRKDIDVAQLTLLDERAHVVELQARRRTLRVGLIGALGGGFDARPASGAPPAQAGQPFAAASRPVAAHDAQPD; from the coding sequence ATGACGCAGACCGCAACGCACGCAGCCACACGCACGACGACCCTGCCGGTCCGCCGCCCCGCGCGCCGGCTCGCGGCGCTCGCGCTCGCCTGGGCGCTCGCCGGCTGCGTGCCGTCGGGCCTGAAGCCGACGCTCGCGCCGCGCACGCCCGGCGACGACGCGCTCGCGCACACCACCGGCGGCGCGACGCACGGCGCATGGCCGAGCCCGGACTGGGTGCGCCAGCTCGGCGATCCGCAGCTCGACGCGCTCGTCGACGAAGCGCTGCGGCAGAACCCGACGCTGCAGGCCGCGCAGGCGCGCATCGGCGTCGCGCAGTCGCAGCTGCAGCAGTTCGAATCGCTGACGGGGCTCACCGCGACGGCGGGCGCCTCGCTCTCCAAGGCGCACGTGCCGCGCTCGGGCGGCACCCTCAATACGACGCTGAACGGCTTGCCGGTGTCGGTGCCGCTCGTGGGCGAATCGGTGGTGTCGTCGTCGTCGCTGTTCGTCGGGCTGAACTATCAGCTGGACCTGTGGGGCAAGAACGCGGCGGCCACGCGCGGGCTGCTGTCGATGCGCGATGCGGCGCGCGTGGAGGCCGAGCAGGCGCGGCTCACGCTGTCGGTGGCGATCGTGACGCTGTACGGCGAGCTGGACCGCGCGTATGCGCTGCGCGAGCTGCTGCAACAGAAGCGCCGCGCGAGCGAGCAGGTCGAGGCGGTGCTGCGCGAGCGCGCGGCGCGCGGGATCGACAACGGCTACGACGCGGACGACGCGGCGCTCAAGCGCGGCAAGCTGCTCGAGCAGATCGCGCTGACCGACGAGCAGATCCAGTTGCAGAGGCTGCAGCTGGGCGTGCTGAGCGGACGGGGGCCGGAGCGCGGGCTGTCGCTCGCGCGGCCGAAGCTCGCGCCGCTCGCGGACGCGCCGCTGCCCGCGCGGCTGCCCGCGCGGCTGCCGGCCGGGCTGCTGGGGCGGCGGCCGGACATCGTCGCGGCGCGATTGCGGGTGGAGGCGGCGTACGCGGCGATCGACGGCACGCGCGCGTCGTTCTACCCGGACGTGAACCTGGCGGCGCTGGGCGGGCTGTTCGCGCTCACGCCGGCGTCGCTGTTCAGGCACGATGCGCTGGGCGGCTCGATCGGGCCGGCGCTGTCGCTGCCGATCTTCGATCGCAGCCGGCTGAAGGCGAAGCTGGGCGGCGACGTGGCGAACGCGGACATGGCGCTCGCGCTGTACAACCAGACGGTGGATGCGGCGCTGGGCGAGGTGGCGCGGCAGTTGACGTCGCTGGCGACGCTCGACACGCTGCTGAAGGCGCAGCAGCAGGCGCTGCGCGCGGCGCAGCGGATGGTGGCGCTGGCGCAGGACCGGCATCGCCGGGGGATGGGGATGCGCAAGGACATCGACGTGGCGCAGCTCACGCTGCTGGACGAGCGCGCGCACGTGGTGGAGCTGCAGGCGCGGCGGCGCACGCTGCGGGTGGGGCTGATCGGCGCGCTGGGCGGCGGCTTCGACGCGCGGCCGGCGAGCGGCGCGCCGCCCGCGCAGGCGGGCCAGCCGTTCGCGGCGGCGTCGCGGCCGGTGGCGGCGCACGATGCGCAACCTGATTGA
- a CDS encoding efflux RND transporter periplasmic adaptor subunit, which produces MNDTATDTARAKAPTDPAVSDGAPASGHGLPASPETAATLAARRATRRRRFAWFFGVLAIVALGAALYWFIVGRFSEETDDAYVAGNVVQIAAQIQGTVTDVLVADTQQVKAGQALVRLDDAEAAAAFAQAQAQLAQAVRQVANTRLSMQTYEQTVKAREADLKLAQQAYRARAGASVEVVAPEELARAKSSLANAQAALAGAQAQREAARALGSERPVGQNPAVQQAAAQFKLAYRNLKRTTIVSPVDGTVGQRSVQIGQQVGPGVPLMSVVQLRQVWVEANFKEGQLRHMRVGQPVRLESDLYGARVTYHGRVEGFSAGTGSAFSMLPSQNAAGNWIKVVQRLPVVISLEPSELAAHPLRVGLSMRATVQTKARGGHLLDGDAPLPAQRTRVHEMHAGEAEAAAEAVIRANDGGQ; this is translated from the coding sequence TTGAACGACACCGCCACCGACACTGCGCGCGCGAAGGCGCCCACCGATCCGGCCGTTTCCGACGGCGCGCCCGCGAGCGGGCACGGCTTGCCTGCGTCGCCCGAAACCGCCGCGACGCTTGCCGCGCGCCGGGCCACGCGCCGCCGCCGCTTCGCATGGTTCTTCGGAGTGCTGGCGATCGTCGCGCTGGGCGCGGCGCTCTACTGGTTCATCGTGGGCCGCTTCAGCGAAGAGACGGACGATGCGTACGTGGCGGGCAACGTCGTGCAGATCGCCGCGCAGATCCAGGGGACGGTGACCGACGTGCTGGTGGCCGACACGCAGCAGGTAAAGGCGGGGCAGGCGCTGGTGCGGCTCGACGACGCGGAGGCGGCGGCGGCGTTCGCGCAGGCGCAGGCGCAGCTCGCGCAGGCGGTGCGGCAAGTGGCGAACACGCGGCTGTCGATGCAGACGTACGAGCAGACGGTGAAGGCGCGCGAGGCGGATCTGAAGCTCGCGCAGCAGGCGTATCGGGCGCGGGCGGGGGCGTCGGTGGAGGTGGTGGCGCCGGAGGAGCTGGCGCGGGCGAAGTCGTCGCTGGCGAACGCGCAGGCGGCGCTGGCGGGAGCGCAGGCGCAACGGGAGGCGGCGCGCGCGCTGGGCAGCGAGCGGCCGGTCGGGCAGAACCCGGCGGTGCAGCAGGCGGCCGCGCAGTTCAAGCTGGCGTACCGGAACCTGAAGCGCACGACGATCGTGTCGCCGGTGGACGGGACGGTCGGGCAGCGGTCGGTGCAGATCGGGCAGCAGGTGGGGCCGGGGGTGCCGCTGATGTCGGTGGTGCAGTTGCGGCAGGTGTGGGTGGAGGCGAACTTCAAGGAAGGGCAGTTGCGGCACATGCGGGTGGGCCAGCCGGTGCGGCTCGAATCGGACCTGTACGGCGCGCGGGTGACGTATCACGGCCGAGTGGAGGGCTTCTCGGCGGGCACGGGCAGCGCGTTCTCGATGCTGCCGTCGCAGAACGCGGCGGGGAACTGGATCAAGGTGGTGCAGCGCTTGCCGGTGGTGATCTCGCTGGAGCCGTCGGAGCTGGCGGCGCACCCGTTGCGGGTGGGGCTGTCGATGCGCGCGACGGTGCAGACGAAGGCGCGCGGCGGGCATCTGCTGGACGGCGACGCGCCGCTGCCGGCGCAGCGCACGCGGGTGCACGAAATGCACGCGGGCGAGGCGGAGGCGGCGGCCGAGGCGGTGATCCGCGCGAACGACGGTGGGCAGTGA
- a CDS encoding prolyl oligopeptidase family serine peptidase — protein MPHASWPEQADPHQFLEELDSAASVGWVDAQNARTHDAPWLDEAHYRALVERFTQALLPRERPVIPQRWQDWAYDVWQDEQHPKGLWRRTRWTSWRSGHADWQTLIDLDALGEAQGVQWVFDDQLILEPDGDRALIVLSDGGADAVVVREFDIAQCRFVDDGFSIEAAGKHSVEWIDRDTIYVGWDDGGATVTRSGYPREVRRWTRGTPLSSAPVVFRGARGDISVDAQYDPLDRHHAIEQAINFYDANTYRLAEDGAWARYDVPPHVEVGYWSGWLLLQPRLDWTCGGARYAGGSLLAIREDAFVAGERAFAALFEPNERTSACGWTHTRRYVLVSWLDDVLTRTMLWLPERQDDGAWRWHARPFPARGLAQVDVSPVEPTFDDEVYVSVDDYLKPPEYSLANLASDDLSAWTLLDRWPTQFDASELTVRREHARSRDGTLVPYTLVGPRDVLDNAARAPRPCLLNGYGGFAIALTPDYDPLLGIGWLEKGGIAVFAHIRGGGEFGTQWHESARQTQRQRSFDDFIAVAEKLVADGVTSAAQLGIRGGSNGGLLVAACMIQRPDLFGAVVSDVPLLDMQRYALLHAGASWLDEFGDPDDPAHASALAAYSPYHRVARDIAYPPALFTTSTSDDRVHPAHARKMVARMQAQGHRNVWLIEKTDGGHGSADAIDTAEHEAIGYVFLWTHLSRGAHDARE, from the coding sequence ATGCCTCATGCTTCCTGGCCCGAACAGGCCGATCCGCATCAATTCCTCGAAGAACTGGACAGCGCCGCGAGCGTCGGCTGGGTCGACGCGCAAAACGCCCGCACGCACGATGCGCCCTGGCTCGACGAAGCGCACTATCGCGCGCTGGTCGAGCGCTTCACCCAGGCGCTGCTGCCGCGCGAGCGCCCGGTGATTCCGCAGCGCTGGCAGGACTGGGCGTACGACGTCTGGCAGGACGAACAGCATCCGAAGGGCCTGTGGCGGCGCACGCGATGGACGAGCTGGCGCAGCGGCCACGCGGACTGGCAGACGTTGATCGACCTCGATGCGCTTGGTGAAGCGCAAGGCGTGCAGTGGGTGTTCGACGATCAGCTCATCCTCGAGCCGGACGGCGATCGTGCGCTGATCGTGCTGTCCGACGGCGGCGCCGACGCGGTCGTCGTCCGCGAGTTCGACATCGCGCAATGCCGGTTCGTCGACGACGGCTTCTCGATCGAAGCGGCCGGCAAGCATTCGGTCGAATGGATCGATCGCGACACGATCTACGTCGGCTGGGACGACGGCGGCGCCACCGTCACGCGCTCCGGCTATCCGCGCGAAGTGCGGCGCTGGACGCGCGGCACGCCGCTGTCCAGCGCGCCCGTGGTGTTTCGCGGCGCGCGCGGCGACATCTCGGTCGATGCGCAATATGATCCGCTCGACCGGCATCACGCGATCGAGCAGGCGATCAATTTCTACGACGCGAACACGTATCGCCTCGCCGAGGACGGCGCGTGGGCGCGCTACGACGTGCCACCGCACGTCGAAGTCGGTTACTGGAGCGGGTGGCTGCTGCTCCAGCCGCGGCTCGACTGGACTTGCGGCGGCGCGCGCTACGCGGGCGGCAGCCTGCTCGCGATCCGCGAGGACGCGTTCGTCGCCGGTGAGCGCGCGTTCGCCGCGCTGTTCGAGCCGAACGAGCGCACGTCCGCATGCGGCTGGACGCACACGCGCCGCTACGTGCTGGTGTCGTGGCTCGACGACGTGCTCACGCGCACGATGCTCTGGCTTCCCGAACGTCAGGATGACGGAGCATGGCGCTGGCATGCTCGTCCGTTCCCCGCGCGAGGGCTCGCGCAAGTGGACGTGTCGCCCGTCGAGCCCACGTTCGACGACGAGGTGTACGTGAGCGTCGACGATTACCTGAAGCCGCCCGAGTATTCGCTCGCGAATCTCGCCAGCGACGACCTGTCCGCCTGGACGCTGCTCGACCGCTGGCCGACGCAGTTCGACGCGTCCGAACTGACGGTGCGGCGCGAACACGCGCGCTCGCGCGACGGCACGCTCGTGCCTTATACGCTGGTCGGGCCGCGCGACGTGCTGGACAATGCGGCGCGCGCGCCGCGCCCCTGCCTGTTGAACGGCTACGGCGGCTTCGCGATTGCGCTCACGCCCGATTACGATCCGTTGCTCGGCATCGGCTGGCTCGAGAAAGGCGGCATCGCGGTGTTCGCCCATATTCGCGGCGGCGGCGAGTTCGGCACGCAGTGGCACGAATCGGCGCGGCAAACGCAACGGCAGCGATCGTTCGACGATTTCATCGCGGTCGCCGAAAAACTCGTCGCGGACGGCGTGACGAGCGCCGCGCAACTGGGTATTCGCGGCGGCAGCAACGGCGGGCTGCTGGTCGCGGCATGCATGATTCAGCGCCCGGACCTGTTCGGCGCGGTGGTGAGCGACGTGCCGCTTCTCGACATGCAGCGCTATGCGCTGCTGCACGCGGGCGCATCGTGGCTGGACGAATTCGGCGATCCCGACGATCCGGCGCATGCGTCGGCGCTCGCGGCCTACTCGCCGTATCACCGGGTCGCGCGCGACATCGCGTATCCGCCCGCGCTGTTCACGACATCGACGAGCGACGACCGCGTGCATCCCGCCCATGCGAGAAAAATGGTCGCGCGCATGCAGGCGCAAGGGCACCGAAACGTATGGCTGATCGAGAAAACCGATGGCGGCCACGGCAGCGCGGACGCGATCGATACCGCCGAGCACGAAGCGATCGGCTATGTGTTTCTGTGGACTCACTTGTCCCGCGGCGCGCATGACGCGCGCGAGTGA
- a CDS encoding rhodanese-like domain-containing protein yields the protein MTIELEARATHAVLDAAREAALAAGLPYAGGVSPRDAWALVATGHARLVDVRTAEERTFVGHVPDSLHVPWATGTSLTRNPRFVRELEAKTGKDAVVLLLCRSGNRSALAAQAAAKAGFTQVFNVLEGFEGDLDDAGHRGTTNGWRLHGLPWRQS from the coding sequence ATGACGATCGAACTCGAAGCACGTGCCACGCATGCTGTGCTCGACGCGGCGCGCGAAGCCGCGCTTGCCGCGGGTCTGCCGTACGCGGGCGGCGTATCGCCGCGCGACGCGTGGGCGCTCGTCGCGACCGGCCACGCGCGGCTCGTCGACGTGCGCACCGCCGAGGAGCGCACGTTCGTCGGTCACGTGCCCGACAGCCTGCATGTGCCCTGGGCCACCGGCACGAGCCTCACGCGCAATCCGCGCTTCGTGCGCGAGCTCGAGGCGAAGACGGGCAAGGACGCGGTCGTGCTGCTGCTCTGCCGCAGCGGCAATCGCTCGGCGCTTGCCGCGCAGGCGGCGGCAAAGGCGGGCTTCACACAGGTGTTCAACGTGCTCGAAGGCTTCGAGGGCGACCTCGACGATGCCGGCCATCGCGGCACGACCAACGGCTGGCGTCTGCACGGATTGCCGTGGCGGCAGAGCTGA
- the epsC gene encoding serine O-acetyltransferase EpsC, giving the protein MAVFDIDDIVQSLQTVRQRWREVQRRSLEPGGRELPAREALAGIVETFKGVLFPMRLGPPDLRQESENFYVSHALDDALHALLAQARLELRYKGRHDADAPAEAAIDAKADAAVRAFAARLPDIRALLDSDVLAAFHGDPAAGSVDEVLLCYPGVLAMIHHRLAHALYRLELPLLARIVAEHAHAQTGIDIHPGAQIGGGFFIDHGTGVVIGETAVIGERVRVYQAVTLGAKRFPRDASGHLEKGLARHPIVEDDVVVYAGATILGRVTIGKGAVIGGNVWITQDIPPGSHVTQAVTRSDPARPADAAASSPWPAGAHDATLSAAQALR; this is encoded by the coding sequence GTGGCGGTATTCGACATCGACGACATCGTTCAATCGCTTCAAACCGTGCGCCAGCGTTGGCGCGAAGTGCAGCGCCGCTCGCTCGAGCCGGGCGGGCGCGAATTGCCGGCGCGCGAGGCGCTTGCCGGCATCGTCGAGACGTTCAAGGGCGTGCTGTTTCCGATGCGCCTCGGGCCGCCCGATCTTCGGCAGGAGAGTGAAAATTTCTATGTGAGCCACGCGCTCGACGACGCATTGCATGCGCTTCTCGCGCAGGCTCGGCTCGAATTGCGCTACAAGGGCCGACACGATGCCGACGCGCCCGCCGAAGCCGCGATCGACGCGAAAGCCGATGCGGCGGTGCGCGCGTTCGCCGCGCGCCTGCCCGATATCCGCGCGCTGCTCGACAGCGACGTGCTGGCCGCGTTTCACGGCGATCCGGCCGCGGGCAGCGTCGACGAGGTGCTGCTTTGCTACCCCGGCGTGCTGGCGATGATCCATCACCGGCTCGCGCACGCGCTGTATCGCCTCGAATTGCCGCTGCTCGCGCGCATCGTCGCCGAGCATGCGCACGCGCAGACGGGGATCGACATTCATCCCGGCGCGCAGATCGGCGGCGGATTCTTCATCGATCACGGCACGGGCGTCGTGATCGGCGAGACCGCGGTGATCGGCGAGCGCGTGCGCGTCTATCAGGCGGTCACGCTCGGCGCGAAGCGCTTTCCGAGGGACGCGTCCGGGCATCTCGAAAAGGGACTCGCGCGCCACCCGATCGTCGAGGACGATGTCGTCGTCTATGCGGGCGCGACGATTCTCGGCCGCGTGACGATCGGCAAGGGCGCGGTGATTGGCGGCAACGTGTGGATCACGCAGGACATCCCGCCCGGCAGCCATGTCACGCAAGCCGTCACGCGCAGCGATCCGGCGCGGCCGGCCGACGCGGCCGCCTCGTCGCCGTGGCCGGCCGGCGCGCACGACGCGACGCTTTCGGCCGCGCAGGCGCTGCGATGA
- a CDS encoding helix-turn-helix domain-containing protein — translation MTALVQRFGAAIRQLREARAWSQEQLAEHAGLNRSYVGEIERGTAIASIVTVDKLARAFGVPIARLLSPAGDAGPPPHGFGAPPASSAPLSSTR, via the coding sequence ATGACGGCGCTCGTCCAGCGTTTCGGCGCGGCGATCCGTCAGTTGCGCGAGGCGCGCGCGTGGTCGCAGGAGCAGCTCGCGGAACACGCGGGGTTGAACCGCTCGTACGTCGGCGAGATCGAGCGCGGCACCGCGATCGCGTCGATCGTCACCGTCGACAAGCTCGCCCGCGCATTCGGCGTGCCGATCGCGCGGCTGCTGTCGCCCGCCGGCGATGCGGGGCCGCCGCCGCACGGATTCGGCGCGCCGCCGGCGTCGAGCGCGCCGCTGTCGAGCACGCGCTGA
- a CDS encoding family 2A encapsulin nanocompartment shell protein, with protein sequence MSTTVSAQTALGDNAARQLANATKTVPQLCTITPRWLTHLLQWVPVEAGIYRLNQVKNPEAVRAACTAREDEGALPRTFVPYEEEPREYFLSAVSTVLDVHTRISDLYSSPHDQIKEQLRLTIETIKELQESQLINHPDYGLLANVAEAQRVFPLTGAPTPDDLDELLTKVWKEPAFFLTHPLAIAAFGRECTRRGVPPPTVSLFGSQFLTWRGIPLIPSDKVPVADGKTKILLLRVGDKRQGVVGLYQPGIAGEQGPGLSVRFMGINNQAIASYLISLYCSLAVHSPDALAVLDDVEIGKYHDYPDTYR encoded by the coding sequence ATGTCGACGACAGTGAGCGCCCAGACGGCGCTCGGCGACAACGCAGCACGGCAACTCGCCAATGCCACCAAGACTGTTCCCCAGCTTTGCACGATCACGCCGCGGTGGCTGACGCACTTGCTGCAATGGGTGCCTGTCGAGGCCGGCATCTATCGTCTGAATCAGGTGAAGAACCCGGAGGCGGTGCGGGCCGCCTGCACCGCGCGCGAGGACGAGGGCGCGCTGCCCCGCACCTTCGTGCCGTATGAAGAGGAGCCGCGCGAGTATTTCCTGAGCGCGGTGAGCACGGTGCTCGACGTGCACACGCGAATCTCCGATCTGTATAGCAGTCCGCACGATCAGATCAAGGAGCAGTTGCGCCTGACGATCGAGACGATCAAGGAGCTGCAGGAGAGCCAGCTCATCAATCATCCCGACTACGGGCTGCTTGCGAACGTCGCCGAGGCGCAGCGGGTGTTTCCGCTGACGGGCGCGCCGACGCCCGACGATCTCGACGAATTGCTGACGAAGGTGTGGAAGGAGCCGGCGTTCTTTCTCACGCATCCGCTCGCGATCGCGGCGTTCGGCCGCGAATGCACGCGGCGCGGTGTGCCGCCGCCGACCGTCAGTCTGTTCGGATCGCAGTTCCTCACGTGGCGCGGCATTCCACTGATTCCGTCGGACAAGGTGCCGGTTGCCGACGGCAAGACGAAGATCTTGCTGCTGCGCGTCGGCGACAAGCGGCAAGGTGTCGTCGGCCTTTATCAGCCCGGCATCGCGGGCGAGCAGGGGCCGGGCTTGTCGGTCCGCTTCATGGGGATCAACAACCAGGCGATCGCGTCGTATCTGATTTCGCTGTATTGCTCGCTTGCCGTCCACTCGCCGGATGCGCTGGCTGTCCTCGATGACGTGGAGATCGGCAAGTACCATGACTATCCCGACACCTACCGTTGA
- a CDS encoding family 2A encapsulin nanocompartment cargo protein cysteine desulfurase, which yields MSAAPVALPDAAPPAGLPDPATLARLASEFLAALPGQPAAPNAGAGSGAVGGVPSALPAAAPMLASVSNPAPPGSPLAGPGGTGTGVPGIGVPPGKVPGANLVPAPTHVLSLGNRTPALVGHAAAQNGWPDSAVAIAPALEPRAGGVALGVPPVPEPDAVRRAGDASAAAAPSPWSYYFVEPASDDWWRDAARTPIDVPRDGVASPRAFGLPDENAWRDLLSIGRPAADRHRASRYFVDDAQPTNAHAPGAGAHPPFDVAAIRRDFPILAERVNGKPLVWFDNAATTHKPQAVIDRLAHFYAHENSNIHRAAHALAARATDAYEHARATVQRFIGAASPDEIVFVRGATEAINLIAKTWGVGNVGEGDEIVVSHLEHHANIVPWQQLAASVGAVLRVIPVDDAGQVLLGEYRKLLNDRTKIVSVTQVSNALGTVVPVKEIVELAHRAGAKVLVDGAQSISHMRVDVRALDADFFVFSGHKIYGPTGIGVVYGKRALLDGMPPWQGGGNMIADVTFERTVFQPPPNRFEAGTGNIADAVGLGAALDYVARIGIERIARYEHDLLAYAAGVLAPVPGVRLIGTARDKASVLSFVLKGYETEEVGRALNAAGIAVRSGHHCAQPILRRFGLEATVRASLAFYNTRDEVDAMVDVVRELAARRI from the coding sequence ATGAGCGCCGCACCCGTCGCGCTGCCGGACGCGGCGCCGCCCGCCGGGCTGCCCGATCCGGCGACGCTTGCGCGCCTTGCGTCGGAGTTTCTCGCCGCGCTGCCCGGGCAGCCCGCCGCGCCGAATGCCGGCGCGGGCAGCGGCGCCGTCGGCGGTGTGCCGTCGGCGTTGCCGGCCGCCGCGCCGATGCTTGCGTCGGTTTCGAATCCCGCGCCGCCGGGCTCGCCGCTTGCCGGGCCCGGCGGCACCGGCACGGGCGTGCCGGGTATCGGGGTGCCGCCGGGCAAGGTGCCCGGCGCGAACCTCGTACCCGCGCCGACACATGTGCTGTCGCTCGGCAACCGCACGCCCGCGCTCGTTGGGCACGCGGCCGCGCAAAACGGATGGCCGGACAGCGCGGTTGCAATCGCGCCGGCGCTCGAGCCGCGCGCGGGCGGCGTCGCGCTCGGCGTGCCGCCCGTGCCGGAACCCGATGCCGTCCGTCGCGCGGGCGATGCGTCCGCGGCGGCGGCGCCTTCGCCTTGGTCGTATTACTTTGTCGAGCCCGCCTCGGATGATTGGTGGCGCGACGCCGCGCGCACGCCGATCGACGTGCCGCGCGACGGCGTCGCGTCGCCGCGCGCGTTCGGCCTGCCCGACGAAAACGCGTGGCGCGATCTGCTGTCGATCGGACGGCCGGCCGCCGATCGGCATCGCGCGTCGCGCTATTTCGTCGACGACGCGCAGCCCACGAATGCGCATGCGCCTGGCGCCGGCGCGCATCCGCCGTTCGACGTCGCCGCGATTCGCCGCGATTTCCCGATACTCGCCGAGCGGGTGAACGGCAAGCCGCTCGTCTGGTTCGACAACGCGGCGACGACGCACAAGCCGCAGGCGGTGATCGATCGTCTCGCGCACTTCTATGCACACGAGAATTCGAACATCCATCGCGCGGCGCATGCGCTCGCCGCGCGCGCGACCGACGCGTACGAGCACGCGCGCGCGACCGTGCAGCGCTTCATCGGCGCGGCGTCGCCGGACGAGATCGTGTTCGTGCGCGGCGCGACGGAGGCGATCAATCTGATCGCGAAAACATGGGGTGTCGGCAACGTCGGGGAAGGCGACGAGATCGTCGTGTCGCATCTCGAGCATCACGCGAACATCGTGCCGTGGCAGCAGCTCGCCGCGTCGGTGGGCGCCGTGCTGCGCGTGATTCCCGTCGACGATGCCGGCCAGGTCTTGCTCGGCGAATACCGGAAGCTGCTCAACGATCGCACGAAGATCGTCTCCGTCACGCAGGTATCGAACGCGCTCGGCACGGTCGTGCCGGTGAAGGAGATCGTCGAGCTCGCGCATCGCGCGGGCGCGAAGGTGCTCGTCGACGGCGCACAGTCGATTTCGCACATGCGCGTCGACGTGCGGGCGCTCGACGCCGATTTCTTCGTGTTCTCCGGCCACAAGATCTACGGCCCGACGGGAATCGGCGTCGTCTATGGCAAGCGCGCGCTGCTCGACGGCATGCCGCCGTGGCAAGGCGGCGGCAACATGATCGCGGACGTGACGTTCGAGCGCACCGTATTCCAGCCGCCGCCGAACCGTTTCGAGGCGGGAACGGGCAACATCGCCGATGCGGTCGGGCTCGGTGCGGCGCTCGATTACGTGGCGCGGATCGGCATCGAGCGGATCGCGCGCTACGAGCACGATCTGCTCGCCTATGCGGCGGGCGTGCTCGCGCCGGTGCCGGGTGTGCGGCTGATCGGCACCGCGCGCGATAAGGCGAGTGTGCTGTCGTTCGTGCTGAAGGGCTATGAGACGGAAGAAGTCGGGCGAGCGCTGAATGCGGCCGGCATCGCCGTGCGGTCCGGGCACCACTGCGCGCAGCCGATTCTGCGCCGCTTCGGGCTCGAAGCGACCGTGCGTGCGTCGCTCGCGTTCTACAACACGCGCGACGAGGTCGATGCGATGGTCGACGTCGTGCGCGAGCTTGCGGCGCGGCGCATCTAG
- a CDS encoding cytochrome b, with translation MTPSTRTPDRYDLLSRILHWSVAALVLAQFALGWTMPDVHGTAPPVGLVAWHVALGTALIVVIAARLLWPIVRRSPPAHQQGALLSFAASATHKLLYVALIAVPLLGWLNANGRTWQLKLAGAIPLPTIAAPHSLGAAIGEWHSLSATLFIVLIGMHALAALVHRFVMKDGAFERMI, from the coding sequence ATGACACCTTCCACCCGCACCCCGGATCGCTACGATCTGCTCAGCCGCATTCTCCACTGGAGCGTCGCCGCGCTCGTGCTTGCGCAGTTCGCGCTCGGCTGGACGATGCCGGACGTCCACGGCACGGCGCCGCCCGTCGGCCTCGTCGCGTGGCACGTCGCGCTCGGTACCGCGTTGATCGTCGTCATCGCGGCGCGCCTGCTGTGGCCGATCGTGCGGCGCAGCCCGCCCGCGCATCAGCAAGGCGCCCTGTTGTCGTTCGCGGCGAGTGCGACTCACAAGCTGCTGTACGTCGCGCTGATCGCCGTGCCGCTGCTTGGCTGGCTGAACGCGAACGGCCGCACCTGGCAGTTGAAGCTCGCGGGCGCCATCCCGCTGCCGACGATCGCCGCCCCTCATTCGCTCGGCGCGGCCATCGGCGAATGGCACAGCTTGTCGGCGACGCTTTTCATCGTGCTGATCGGCATGCACGCGCTCGCGGCGCTCGTTCATCGCTTCGTGATGAAGGACGGCGCGTTCGAGCGCATGATCTGA
- a CDS encoding ArsR/SmtB family transcription factor, giving the protein MSAACSPIDLSGMRASADAACALLKVLSNPDRLLMMCELAQCGELCVSDIEARLDIHQPTLSQQLGVLREHALVDTRRDGKNIYYALTSEPAVAIMAVLYEQFCATHQKGKRRGR; this is encoded by the coding sequence ATGAGCGCTGCTTGCTCGCCGATCGACTTGTCCGGCATGCGCGCATCGGCGGACGCCGCGTGCGCGCTGCTGAAAGTGCTGTCGAATCCGGATCGATTGCTGATGATGTGCGAGCTCGCACAATGCGGCGAGCTGTGCGTGAGCGACATCGAGGCGCGGCTCGATATCCATCAGCCGACGCTGTCGCAACAGCTCGGCGTGTTGCGCGAGCATGCGCTCGTCGATACGCGGCGCGACGGCAAGAACATTTACTACGCGCTGACGAGCGAGCCCGCGGTCGCCATCATGGCCGTGCTCTACGAGCAGTTCTGCGCGACGCACCAAAAGGGAAAGCGCCGTGGCCGTTGA